The nucleotide sequence TGTCCAGAAAACCTTCCGCAAGCAACTGGACGACAACAGCTAATACACCACCTGCGCACACCCCACCTTGCCGGCTGTTTCCTGACGCCTTTTCCCCTGCACTAGCGGGAAAAACCCTTTGCGAATCAGGACAAGCCGGCCGGATGCCGCAGGGCAACAAAGTTGGCTTTCCCACCTGAATCTGGTCTACCATAGCCCCGCTGTCGAGCCGGGTGCCATGGCGAAATACCCCCTCTTCGTCACTGACTAGTGTTAGCATGGCGCCCCGATTAGAGCACTCAATCTAACCTCAGCCAGGAGATTACGCGCATGGGTGTGCTGAATACCATTCTCGAGCACAATCGGAGCTTCGTCGAAAACCGCGAGTACGAACAATTCAAAACCGACAAGTTTCCCGATAAAGGCCTGGCCGTCCTCGCCTGCATGGATGCCCGTCTGGTAGAGCTGTTGCCCAAGGCCATGGGTCTGAAAAACGGTGATGCCAAGCTGATCAAGAACGCCGGCGCGCTGATCACCCACCCCTGGGGTTCGGTCATGCGCTCGCTGATTGTGGCGGTCTACGAACTGCGCGCTGAGGAAATCTGCGTGGTGGCCCACCGCGATTGCGGCATGCGCGCCATTGATCCCAACAAGATCCTGACCCACGCCACCGAACGCGGCATCAGCGAAGACACCATCCACACCCTGCGCAATGCCGGCATTGATCTGGACAACTGGCTCAAGGGCTTTGACAACGTGTCCGACAGCGTGCGCCACAGCGTGCAGACCGTCCGCAATCACCCGCTGATGCCCAAGGATATTCCCATCCACGGCATGGTGATTCATCCGTCCACCGGCCGGCTGGAACTGATCAT is from Aquitalea aquatilis and encodes:
- a CDS encoding beta-class carbonic anhydrase, giving the protein MGVLNTILEHNRSFVENREYEQFKTDKFPDKGLAVLACMDARLVELLPKAMGLKNGDAKLIKNAGALITHPWGSVMRSLIVAVYELRAEEICVVAHRDCGMRAIDPNKILTHATERGISEDTIHTLRNAGIDLDNWLKGFDNVSDSVRHSVQTVRNHPLMPKDIPIHGMVIHPSTGRLELIIDGYTGKPPVQE